The window TGGAAGTTAAAGACCAAGACGGTGAACTGCTTTATCAAGCGCCTGAATCTAAAACATACAGGTCAATTTCAAAAGAAACAGCCCTAAAAGAATTAATCCTGATGCGCGCAACAACAAAGGTTGGCACCGCAAAAATCTCCATGCGCAACATTGAACAGCAAGTTGCCTGCAAAACCGGCACCTCCAATAATCCAAATGAAGAACTTGGTGAGGGTCCGGGCGATGTTTCTACTGTCTGCGGCACACCGGAATTTGTTATGGGTATAAGAATCGGGCACGATATGCCTAGGCCCATCGTAATTCCTCGCTACATGCAACGTGTCAGTGGCCGTGCAAACATGCAAGTATCCGGCGGCTGGGTTGTCGGGCCATTAACCAGAAGAATATGGGACAAAATATATACCAAAAGACCAAAGGTTAAATTCCCGCAGGAAGTTGAAACCGGCTTGCAAGAACTACTGGCGATCTACCCGGATAGATACAAATAAAAAACACCGAGCTTTGCTCGGTTTTAACTTGAAAAAAACAACAAAAAGTGGGATAATTAAGATTATCGGTGGGTTGGCCGAATGGGTTGAACTCAACTGCTTGAGTTCAACGGGAAATTTAGCCGAAGCTACGCGAAGGCGCAAAATTTCCCTGGAAAGGCACAATGCTCGTCCCGTTCATGGCGGAGGAGTGGCCGAGAGGTTGAAGGCGCGGCTCTCGAAAAGCCGTAAGGGCGCAAGCTCTTCGTGAGTTCGAATCTCACCTCCTCCGCTTTGAACAGAACATTAATCGGTCCGGCTTTGCCGGACACGGTTCGACAGAATTTTGCTTTCGCTCGTTCCTCGCTCAAGCCAAGAACTGATGGTTCTCTAAAATTATGGGAAAAGACAAATTGTTGTCTTTTTCTCCTTTACCCACCGCAAGGTTGATATCTTCATATTTGTGTTGTGGTATAATAAAAATAGTGGACGTAGAGCTCATTTCAGAACCCTCTTTGAAGCAAAAAGTAGCGTTTTGAAATGGGCTCTCAAATAAGCACAACCATTAGGATTTACTGGCGCGAGATAACTGGCGTGAGGGATTCTTTATTTCTGTTTTTGGCATCATGGACCGCAATGGTACTAATTATGGGCTGGGCAGATTTTTTGGTCCCCTCGCTGGACACACCAGATGTAGCAGTAACCAGTTACTTGATACTACTGGGCGTTTACATACTTCATAAAGAGTTCAACCGCTGGACTGGTATAAAAATGGCAGCTAGGCCAGGTGAGGTTATAGTGTATGTTTGGTGGACTTCACTAATGATTATGGTGCTAGTTAGCTTTCTTACCGAATTACAAGTACCCGAAGCCCTCAAATTCATGTCCTACGAAATACTCGGCGCCCTGCTTATTAGTGAAATATCCAAAAGTTTAAATTCTTATAAAATTAAAAACTCAATCCTTTTTAAGAAGATAAGACATTAATAGTCAGGTTTGCCTTTAAAAACCCGTTTTAGCGGGTTTTTGTTTGTAAAAAACCCAAAAAAATGTTACTTTTTTTAGCATGTCAGTTAAATCAAAAGCCGACGAACAAAATCTAAAAACCAACCATTCACCGCGTCCCCCGATTGTGGTTGTTTTGGGTCATGTTGACCACGGTAAAACCTCAATACTGGATAAGATCAGGAAAACAAAAGTGGCCGAAAAAGAGGCTGGCGGAATTACACAGCATATCGGAGCTTATCAAGCAGAACACAATGCTAAAAAAATAACTTTCCTTGATACGCCGGGGCACGAAGCATTCAGTGCGATCCGTTCACGTGGAGCTAAAGTGGCTGACATAGCCATACTCGTCATAGCCGCTGAAGAAGGTGTTAAGCCACAGACAAAAGAAGCAATTCAAATTATAAAAAAAGCCGAAATTCCATTTATTGTAGCAATTAATAAAATTGATAAAGAGGGGGCTAACCCAGCCAGAGTCAGACAGGAACTAGCTGAACTAGAGGTACAGGTTGAAGATTATGGCGGAACAGTGCCCGTAATAGAACTATCGGCCAAAAAGGGCAAGGGCATAAACGAACTGCTTGAAATGATACAGCTAGTAGCGGAAATGGAAGAACTTTCTGCGCCAATGGACACGCTAGCCAAGGGTGTGGTTATTGAATCGCATATGGACGGTCGCCGCGGCTTGGTTGCCACCCTCATTGTTCACGAAGGAGAACTTAAGATAGGCGATTGGGTTTTTGCCGGCAGTGCAACTGGCAGAGTAAAATCACTGGATGATTTTCTTGGCAAATCCATAAGCTTAGCCATCGCTTCACAGCCATGCGTAATGCTCGGCTGGGAAACAGCACCAAGAATCGGACAGGAATTCCTGGTTACTGCCAACAAAGAATCCGCTCAAAAATCAGCCGCGGGTTTAATGCTGGGCGAATCTTTGAATTTATTCGCCAAAGAGATAAGCACCGAAGAGCAAAAAAACAACAAAAGAACTGCCAATTTAATAATTAAAGCCGATGTGCAAAGCTCTCTGGAAGCCATAGATCAAGTATTGAAAACAATACATTCTGAAGAGGTTACTTATAATGTAACAAGTTATGGCATCGGATTGATTGGCGATAATGATATTAAAAATGCCAAGGCCACCCAAGCATCCGTAATCGGGTTCCATGTTGGTATAGACGGTTCTGCAAAACAACTAGCCGAGAGGGACAACATTAACGTCCGGACTTTTGAAATTATTTATGAACTTGTAGAAGCCGCGCGTTCAATCATGGCCGATCTGCTAGATCCAGAAATTAAACGTATACCACTTGGTAAATTAAAAATATTAGCTACATTTAAAAATACGGGTAAGTCGCAAATAGTCGGCGGCAAGGTTGTACAAGGCAAATTAGCACGCGGCACAATGATAGACGTTGTAAGGAATGGGGTCATAGTTTCAAATGGAAAACTAGGCCAATTGCAGCACAACAAGGCCGATGTTGCCGAGGTTAGCGAAGGATTAGAAGCAGGAATAAGGTTTGACATGCAATCACAACCCGCGCCGGCACAATTAATAAGAGAAGGCGACGTATTAGAAATTTATCAGGAAGAGAGGATTAAACGAACAATATAACCACTTAAACTAATAATCAAAAATTAACTTGTCAGATCGGCTTAAAAAACTAAATGATTTACTCCGCGACGAAGTCGCTAAAATACTTTTAATCGAACTGGAAAAAGATGACGGCATCTTGGTAACCGTAATTGGCGCCGATGTTTCCCCTACTTTGGAGCACGCCACAATCAAAATATCGATTTTTCCAACGGTAAAAGAAAATCAGATTTTAGAAAAAATAAAAAAAAGAATTTATCAGATCCAACAACTATTGAATAAGCGGTTAACTATGCGGCCAGTTCCCAAAATCAGATTTGAAGTTGACCGAAGCGAAGAACATGCCAACAAAATTGATGAAATGTTAAAAAATCTATAAAATTAACTTTGGCCGGGTAGCCAAGTGGTTAAGGCGTGAGTCTGCAAAACTCTTATACGTGGGTTCGATTCCCATCCCGGCCTCTATGACTAAAGGGGTGATCCTTGCTGGCGGTAAAGGCACGCGCTTACTCCCGCTGACCAAAATTACAAATAAGCACTTGCTCCCGATATTTAATCAGCCAATGATTGAGTATCCGCTCCAAACCCTTCTGAAAGCCGGCATTAAAGAAGTTCTGATTATCTCTGACCGCGAACACGCCGGTGATTTTGTTGAATACCTTGGTTCGGGCAAGGACTATAGTGCCCGCTTTACTTATAAAGTCCAAGACGAAGCCGGCGGTATTGCTCAAGCACTGCTTTTGGCTGAAGATTTCGCCGATAGTAAACCAGTTACTGTGATACTTGGCGATAACATTTTTGAAGATAGTATCTCTCGAGCGGTCAAGACGTTTCGTAGTGGCGCAAGTATTTTCTTAAAGAAAGTTGCTGATCCGGAACGTTTTGGCGTGGCAGTGCTTAAAAATAAACGCGTCATAAAAATACTGGAAAAACCTGAAAAATCACCAAGCCAATATGCCGTCACTGGTTTATATCAATATGACAAAAACGTATTCAAAATAATTAAACGGCTCAAACCATCCGCGCGCGGTGAATTGGAAATTACGGATGTAAATAACGTCTACATAAAACACGGCAAACTTAAAACTGAATTGATGAATGGTTTCTGGAGCGATGCCGGAACTTTTGATTCTCTTTCCAAGTCCACAAGCTGGGCTTTGAAAAAATCAAAAAGATAAGTTAAAATCACTTTGTCCAGTTGTGTATCAGTAGCGCTCGGGTGGGTGAAAAGCGAGCAGACATAGCTTTTCACGGGCAACAAAAAATTGCCCAGGCCAACACCCGAAACAATTTTTTGATTGAGGCTTTGCCGAGAAAATAATATGCTCGGGTGGTGGAATGGTATACACGCAGCACTTAAAATGCTGTGGCCGCAAGGCCGTGTGGGTTCGAGTCCCACTCCGAGCACCAGAAGTAACTTGTTCGGAATTGACTGCTCCGCGCGGCGAGTACGCCGCGCTCCGCAGGGCAAAATCCGCTAAAAGCGGATTTTGTGTTTGACCTTTGGGGCTAGCGGCGGTATAACAAAAAGGTAAAAGAACCTTAACAATTACCGGGGAGGTAAGATGAGATCAGCAAAAAACATGTTTTCTATTTTCCTATGTTGGACTATTTTGTGGAGCCAGTCGGCAAATCTCCAAGCCGGCCAAATCAATACAGGCAATACCGCAACGCCGTCTCTTGATGAGATTATAAAACTTTCATCGTGGCAAATACGCGACATTGCCGAAAAACACGACTTTGCCAAGGGCGAAATTGATAAGAAAAGTAAGGAAATTGAAAAAGCGGGTAAAGCCGAAGAACAAAATGCTAAAAAAATTGAAAAAGATGCGAAGGTAAAAATCAAAGCTACCGAAAAAAAACTTAAGGACATCCCGCAATCCGTTACCGACCCCAAAGCAATTGCCACCCGCCAAAATCTTAAATGCGACATCGTGGCCATCAAAAAAGAGATGGTGCAACAAATAGTTGCTTCTAATAGCAAGCAAACCGCCTACGATGTTTCGATCTCTAAACTTACACTCTTGAGGGACTGGCGAAATACCGCGATGGAAATTGATAAAAAAACAAAAGACGGAACAATTTCCCAAAGGACACTTGGCGACTCTAAGACACAAATCGGCAATGTTCTTGATATCGGCTCGCGCAGTTCTGAATCGCCGTTTGAAGGACAAGAAAAAGATATTCAGCTGGGCGCCGACGATCTAAAAAGATTAAAAATGTCGGGACAATTCCCTAAAGAAGTGGTTGATCCGTTAATTACAGAATACGTGAATCGTTTGGCACAAAATATTGCAAGAAATAGCGATCTCACGGTACCGCTTAGTGTGACGGTTGTGAGCGAAACCGAGAAATGGAACGGCCGTCCCGTTCTTGACAAGAATGGCCGGAAACGGCAAGTGGTAAATGCGTTCGCTGAACCAGGCGGATTTCTAGTTGTCTATGCCGGTCTTATTTTAGAAGCGGAAAATGAAGCTGAATTTGCCGGAGCTTTGGCTCACGAAATTGCTCATGTTACTGCTCGCCATGGCCATCGTATTATGAGCCGGGCCGCCAAGTTCAGCATTTTAAAAACGGCCGGGCAAATAACCGCACTTATT is drawn from Candidatus Yanofskybacteria bacterium and contains these coding sequences:
- the infB gene encoding translation initiation factor IF-2, which produces MSVKSKADEQNLKTNHSPRPPIVVVLGHVDHGKTSILDKIRKTKVAEKEAGGITQHIGAYQAEHNAKKITFLDTPGHEAFSAIRSRGAKVADIAILVIAAEEGVKPQTKEAIQIIKKAEIPFIVAINKIDKEGANPARVRQELAELEVQVEDYGGTVPVIELSAKKGKGINELLEMIQLVAEMEELSAPMDTLAKGVVIESHMDGRRGLVATLIVHEGELKIGDWVFAGSATGRVKSLDDFLGKSISLAIASQPCVMLGWETAPRIGQEFLVTANKESAQKSAAGLMLGESLNLFAKEISTEEQKNNKRTANLIIKADVQSSLEAIDQVLKTIHSEEVTYNVTSYGIGLIGDNDIKNAKATQASVIGFHVGIDGSAKQLAERDNINVRTFEIIYELVEAARSIMADLLDPEIKRIPLGKLKILATFKNTGKSQIVGGKVVQGKLARGTMIDVVRNGVIVSNGKLGQLQHNKADVAEVSEGLEAGIRFDMQSQPAPAQLIREGDVLEIYQEERIKRTI
- the rbfA gene encoding 30S ribosome-binding factor RbfA; protein product: MSDRLKKLNDLLRDEVAKILLIELEKDDGILVTVIGADVSPTLEHATIKISIFPTVKENQILEKIKKRIYQIQQLLNKRLTMRPVPKIRFEVDRSEEHANKIDEMLKNL
- a CDS encoding NTP transferase domain-containing protein — encoded protein: MTKGVILAGGKGTRLLPLTKITNKHLLPIFNQPMIEYPLQTLLKAGIKEVLIISDREHAGDFVEYLGSGKDYSARFTYKVQDEAGGIAQALLLAEDFADSKPVTVILGDNIFEDSISRAVKTFRSGASIFLKKVADPERFGVAVLKNKRVIKILEKPEKSPSQYAVTGLYQYDKNVFKIIKRLKPSARGELEITDVNNVYIKHGKLKTELMNGFWSDAGTFDSLSKSTSWALKKSKR
- a CDS encoding M48 family metalloprotease, which translates into the protein MRSAKNMFSIFLCWTILWSQSANLQAGQINTGNTATPSLDEIIKLSSWQIRDIAEKHDFAKGEIDKKSKEIEKAGKAEEQNAKKIEKDAKVKIKATEKKLKDIPQSVTDPKAIATRQNLKCDIVAIKKEMVQQIVASNSKQTAYDVSISKLTLLRDWRNTAMEIDKKTKDGTISQRTLGDSKTQIGNVLDIGSRSSESPFEGQEKDIQLGADDLKRLKMSGQFPKEVVDPLITEYVNRLAQNIARNSDLTVPLSVTVVSETEKWNGRPVLDKNGRKRQVVNAFAEPGGFLVVYAGLILEAENEAEFAGALAHEIAHVTARHGHRIMSRAAKFSILKTAGQITALIITSGASYLVYMLLQYGFSGLDLFLNLNLLGVSRDFELEADQLGMQYVWHAGYDPAGFTALFDRMASEFGYASHTSFFQTHPAFGDRILVASKEEKALRSVDPNREYTNNTSEFDGIRERVRMLVDITHEEEAKNPDQYQPSLYANEQKDEEACKDILPVAPPLSSVKSVPNTPPVTSIPKTEETAQPEQKTDEEDKPPVLKRKE